A window of Microcystis aeruginosa FD4 contains these coding sequences:
- a CDS encoding AI-2E family transporter, giving the protein MIELFKQLPRWLRLSLVFPLLFLNGWLLFQLFSYLEPLVSIFVTASLLAFVLDVPIKLLQRRGVNRSGSIAIVFLIALLILIVLGLILIPQIVEQLSSLINSLPQWIESGTEQIQNLEKWDKTQKYAIYIEQSITQLSERLTNVLQTLSTQLLSFVLGTINSILNILFVLVLTVFLVLYGEQIWEGIFSWIPAPWNLKLRTIIRQTFETYFAGQTILAGILSLAQIFVFVILKVDYALLFGVAIGLTTLIPFASAFTIIGISTLLMFQDFWLGLKVLTLTIIVGQINDNVIAPRLMGGMIGLNPVWIILSLFIGGKVAGILGLLIAVPIASVLKSTIDIIRSQQQEKEPVVFLEETVKNSSEEGK; this is encoded by the coding sequence ATGATAGAGCTTTTTAAGCAACTACCTCGTTGGTTGCGGCTAAGTCTAGTTTTTCCGCTCTTATTTCTCAATGGCTGGTTATTATTCCAATTATTTAGCTATCTAGAACCCTTAGTCAGTATTTTTGTCACTGCTAGTTTACTAGCTTTTGTCTTAGATGTTCCCATCAAACTGCTGCAAAGACGCGGGGTTAATCGCAGTGGTTCGATCGCTATTGTCTTTTTAATTGCCCTATTAATTTTGATTGTTTTAGGTTTAATTTTAATTCCCCAGATTGTCGAACAATTAAGCAGTTTAATCAATAGTTTGCCCCAGTGGATCGAGTCGGGAACCGAACAGATACAAAATTTAGAAAAGTGGGATAAAACTCAGAAATATGCGATTTATATCGAGCAATCAATCACCCAGTTATCGGAACGACTAACCAATGTTTTACAAACTCTTAGCACTCAATTACTGAGCTTTGTACTAGGAACTATCAACAGTATCTTAAACATTCTATTTGTTCTGGTTCTAACTGTCTTTCTGGTTCTCTATGGCGAACAAATTTGGGAGGGAATTTTCAGTTGGATTCCTGCTCCCTGGAATTTAAAATTAAGAACGATTATTCGTCAAACTTTTGAAACCTATTTTGCTGGTCAAACCATTTTAGCGGGAATTCTCAGCCTTGCTCAAATTTTTGTTTTTGTCATTCTCAAGGTCGATTATGCCCTATTATTCGGGGTGGCGATCGGTCTAACTACATTAATTCCTTTTGCCAGTGCCTTTACCATTATTGGCATTAGTACCCTACTGATGTTTCAGGATTTTTGGTTAGGTTTAAAAGTTTTGACCCTGACCATTATTGTCGGTCAAATTAATGATAATGTCATCGCCCCTCGGTTAATGGGAGGTATGATCGGACTTAATCCCGTCTGGATTATCCTATCTCTTTTTATCGGGGGCAAAGTGGCAGGAATTCTCGGTTTATTGATAGCAGTTCCCATCGCTAGTGTGCTGAAAAGTACCATCGATATCATCCGCTCGCAGCAGCAGGAAAAAGAACCGGTAGTTTTCCTAGAAGAAACGGTGAAAAATTCCTCAGAGGAGGGCAAATAA
- the hisF gene encoding imidazole glycerol phosphate synthase subunit HisF, protein MLAKRILPCLDVNKGRVVKGVNFVNLQDAGDPVELARLYNQAGADELVFLDITATHEDRDTIIDVVYRTAEQVFIPLTVGGGIQSLENIKNLLRAGADKVSINSAAVRKPELLDRASDRFGQQCIVVAIDARRRKDEHNPGWEVYVRGGRENTGIDALLWAQEVEKRGAGELLVTSMDADGTQAGYDLALTKAIAERVEIPVIASGGAGNCQHIYEALTEGRAEAALLASLLHYGQLTIAEVKNYLQNQQVPVR, encoded by the coding sequence ATGTTAGCGAAGCGGATTTTGCCTTGTTTGGATGTCAATAAAGGTCGGGTGGTTAAAGGGGTTAATTTTGTCAATCTTCAGGACGCTGGCGACCCCGTGGAGTTAGCTCGCTTGTATAATCAGGCAGGGGCCGATGAGTTGGTTTTTCTTGATATTACTGCTACCCATGAAGATCGCGACACGATTATTGATGTAGTCTATCGTACGGCGGAACAGGTTTTTATTCCTCTGACCGTGGGTGGTGGCATCCAATCCTTAGAAAATATTAAAAATTTGTTAAGAGCCGGGGCCGATAAAGTCAGCATTAACTCGGCTGCCGTGCGCAAGCCGGAATTGCTCGATCGAGCCAGCGATCGCTTTGGTCAACAGTGTATTGTGGTGGCGATCGATGCTAGACGACGCAAGGATGAGCATAACCCCGGTTGGGAGGTTTATGTTCGGGGTGGACGCGAAAATACGGGTATTGATGCTTTATTATGGGCCCAAGAAGTGGAAAAACGCGGGGCGGGTGAGTTGTTAGTTACCAGTATGGATGCCGACGGCACGCAAGCAGGTTACGATCTGGCCTTGACAAAAGCGATCGCAGAAAGGGTGGAGATTCCTGTGATTGCCTCTGGAGGAGCGGGTAATTGTCAGCATATTTACGAAGCATTGACGGAAGGGCGGGCAGAAGCGGCTTTATTGGCTTCTTTGCTCCATTATGGTCAATTAACGATCGCTGAGGTCAAAAATTATCTGCAAAATCAACAAGTACCCGTGCGTTAG
- the ruvB gene encoding Holliday junction branch migration DNA helicase RuvB: protein MAIKRSHNSPPAAEENLLTPNPTIEETEKAAAQIRPQSLEDYIGQQDLKANLKVTIAAAKARQEAIDHLLFYGPPGLGKTTMALILAAQMGVNCRITAAPALERPRDITGILINLQPRDILFIDEIHRLNRVTEELLYPAMEDYRLDVTIGKGQAAKIRSISLPPFTLIGATTKVGSLTSPLRDRFGLIQRLRFYTIEELTAIILRSATIFNIPITEAGAIEIARRSRGTPRIANRLLKRVRDYVQVKGETVITPQLADQGLNELNVDSMGLDWTDRLVLKTMIEQFQGKPVGLEAVAAATGEDAKTIEEVYEPYLLQIGYLNRTPRGRVVTSAAYEHLGLPAKLPKNNARSLPLFEF, encoded by the coding sequence ATGGCTATCAAACGATCGCATAATTCCCCTCCAGCTGCCGAGGAAAATCTGCTCACTCCCAATCCCACTATAGAAGAAACGGAAAAAGCAGCAGCGCAGATCCGTCCGCAATCCCTAGAGGATTATATCGGTCAACAGGACTTAAAGGCTAATCTAAAAGTCACCATCGCCGCAGCCAAAGCTAGACAAGAAGCGATCGATCATTTGCTCTTCTACGGACCGCCGGGGTTAGGAAAAACCACGATGGCTTTAATTTTAGCGGCCCAGATGGGAGTAAATTGCCGCATTACTGCCGCCCCCGCTTTAGAGCGTCCCCGGGATATTACCGGCATCCTGATCAATCTTCAACCCCGGGATATTCTTTTTATCGACGAAATTCATCGACTGAATCGGGTGACGGAGGAGTTATTATACCCAGCGATGGAGGATTATCGGCTGGATGTGACGATTGGCAAGGGTCAAGCGGCGAAAATTCGCAGTATTTCTTTACCTCCCTTTACTTTAATCGGTGCTACTACCAAAGTTGGCTCTTTAACTTCCCCTTTGCGCGATCGTTTTGGCCTGATTCAACGTCTGCGTTTCTATACAATCGAGGAATTGACGGCAATTATTCTCCGAAGTGCCACTATTTTTAATATTCCCATAACTGAAGCGGGTGCGATCGAAATTGCCCGTCGCAGTCGGGGAACTCCACGCATTGCCAATCGTTTATTAAAACGAGTACGCGACTATGTACAGGTGAAGGGAGAAACGGTGATTACTCCCCAGTTAGCTGATCAGGGATTAAATGAATTAAATGTGGATTCTATGGGTTTAGATTGGACTGATCGATTAGTATTAAAGACGATGATCGAACAGTTTCAAGGTAAACCCGTGGGATTGGAAGCAGTAGCGGCAGCCACGGGAGAAGATGCCAAAACGATTGAGGAGGTGTACGAGCCTTATTTATTACAAATAGGTTATCTTAATCGTACTCCCCGGGGTCGCGTAGTGACATCGGCCGCCTACGAACATTTAGGTTTACCGGCGAAATTGCCGAAAAATAATGCTCGGAGTTTACCTTTGTTCGAGTTCTAG
- a CDS encoding RNA polymerase sigma factor SigF has protein sequence MSVLNKENLKLETLTLFQKYQKTGDNMLRDQIIELNLGLVRKEAHHWVNQCHENYEDLVQVGCMGLIRAINRFDSSKGHAFSSFAIPYIRGEIQHYLRDKGYIVRIPRRWLDLGRQATNMRRDFQTLYNRQPNDTEISLALNISIEEWQEVKLAFQNREPLSLDATVNNDEDNNTCLKDIVPDPRYRSFQLCQEDRIRLQQALAQLEDKTRHILEFVFLKDLTQRETAEQLGISVVTVSRRVKKGLEMLKETMLQEAF, from the coding sequence ATGTCTGTCCTAAATAAAGAAAATCTTAAATTGGAAACTCTCACCCTGTTTCAAAAATACCAAAAAACAGGAGACAATATGTTACGGGATCAGATTATAGAGTTAAACCTAGGATTAGTCAGAAAGGAAGCTCATCATTGGGTCAATCAATGTCATGAAAATTACGAAGATTTAGTGCAGGTTGGCTGTATGGGACTAATTCGGGCGATCAACCGTTTTGACAGCAGCAAAGGTCATGCTTTTAGTTCCTTCGCTATTCCCTATATTCGCGGCGAAATTCAACACTATCTGCGCGATAAAGGTTATATAGTTCGTATTCCTCGTCGTTGGTTAGATTTAGGCAGACAAGCGACAAATATGCGTCGGGATTTCCAGACCCTCTACAATCGTCAACCCAATGATACGGAAATCTCCCTCGCTTTAAATATTTCGATCGAAGAATGGCAAGAGGTAAAACTGGCTTTCCAAAACCGTGAACCTCTGAGTCTCGATGCGACGGTTAATAACGATGAAGATAATAACACCTGTTTAAAAGACATCGTTCCCGATCCCCGTTATCGCAGCTTTCAACTTTGTCAAGAGGATCGCATTCGTTTGCAACAAGCTCTCGCTCAATTAGAAGACAAAACCCGTCATATTCTCGAATTTGTCTTCCTTAAGGATCTTACTCAACGGGAAACCGCCGAACAATTAGGCATTAGTGTCGTTACCGTCTCCCGTCGGGTGAAAAAAGGTTTAGAAATGCTCAAGGAAACCATGCTCCAAGAGGCATTTTAG
- a CDS encoding aminotransferase class V-fold PLP-dependent enzyme encodes MSKNSWLIPDDIYFLNHGSYGATPRIVLDYQQQLRERMERQPLAFLGRELEGLLDIARQKLANLVGVNSDDLVFVPNATTAVNAVLNSLTFQENEEILITDQTYNACANAVKHIAKRWGLKVIIAKIPFPVQSPLEISQAILASVSPRTKLVVLDHVTSPTALIWPIAEIVQELNNRGIDTLIDGAHALGFLPLNIGAINPTYYTANCHKWLCSPKGAAFLYVRGDKQAIIRPLTISHGANSPRQDRSRFQLEFAWMGTDDPSAYLSVPTAIEFLNSLSIDGLLGLMARNRNLVLKARNLLCRALQVNYPCPESMIGAMSSILMPSYAWTAEDLSRQLWEKYRIEVPIIAWGEASLIVRISAHYYNSIEQYEYLAEVLNSLLLEPR; translated from the coding sequence ATGTCCAAAAACTCTTGGTTAATTCCCGATGATATTTATTTTCTTAACCATGGTTCCTATGGTGCAACCCCTAGAATAGTCTTGGATTATCAGCAACAATTGCGGGAACGAATGGAAAGACAACCTTTAGCATTTTTGGGGAGAGAATTAGAGGGATTATTAGATATTGCTAGGCAAAAATTAGCGAATTTAGTGGGAGTAAATAGCGATGATTTAGTCTTTGTTCCCAATGCAACCACAGCAGTGAATGCAGTATTAAATTCCTTAACTTTTCAGGAAAATGAGGAAATTCTGATCACCGATCAAACCTATAATGCTTGTGCTAATGCAGTTAAACATATAGCTAAAAGATGGGGTTTAAAGGTAATTATCGCTAAAATTCCCTTTCCCGTGCAATCCCCTTTAGAAATTAGTCAAGCAATTTTAGCATCAGTTTCTCCCCGGACAAAATTAGTAGTTTTAGATCATGTCACCAGTCCCACGGCCTTAATTTGGCCAATCGCAGAAATTGTGCAAGAATTAAATAATCGGGGTATTGATACTCTCATCGATGGCGCTCATGCTTTAGGTTTTTTACCCCTTAATATCGGGGCAATTAATCCCACCTATTATACTGCTAATTGTCATAAGTGGTTATGTAGTCCCAAGGGGGCTGCTTTTCTCTATGTGCGCGGGGATAAACAGGCAATAATTCGACCTTTAACTATTAGCCATGGAGCGAATTCTCCTCGACAAGATCGCTCCCGTTTTCAGTTAGAATTTGCTTGGATGGGAACCGATGATCCCAGTGCTTATTTATCGGTGCCAACAGCGATCGAGTTTTTAAATTCTCTCTCTATTGATGGTTTACTGGGTCTGATGGCGAGGAATCGTAATTTGGTTTTAAAAGCCAGAAATTTGCTTTGTCGTGCCTTGCAGGTCAATTATCCCTGTCCAGAATCAATGATTGGAGCGATGTCCTCAATTCTAATGCCTAGTTATGCTTGGACAGCAGAAGATTTATCTAGACAACTGTGGGAAAAATATCGGATTGAAGTGCCGATAATTGCTTGGGGAGAAGCATCATTGATTGTGAGAATTTCTGCTCACTACTATAATTCGATCGAGCAGTATGAATATTTAGCTGAGGTTTTAAATTCCCTGCTATTGGAGCCAAGATAA
- a CDS encoding transcriptional regulator — protein sequence MNRHLTPQPEHLIQQKVKTGKYQSPKDEYEKITDAEWREDIRQKIDEAIFASENHPLIDGETFVTEIIHRFQKWVVIS from the coding sequence ATGAACCGACATCTTACTCCACAACCAGAGCATCTAATCCAACAGAAAGTGAAAACGGGAAAATATCAATCTCCCAAAGATGAATACGAAAAAATAACTGATGCAGAATGGAGAGAAGATATTCGGCAAAAAATAGATGAAGCTATCTTTGCATCAGAAAATCATCCTCTCATAGATGGAGAAACTTTTGTCACTGAAATTATTCATCGTTTTCAAAAATGGGTCGTTATATCATAA
- a CDS encoding RNA polymerase sigma factor, RpoD/SigA family, which translates to MKISKLAADDNFNQIIALETSPLELDSVDFAERTDEDLTEPLLETLKTTRGGSGTGYAQSNNEDTVGAFFKEMARYPLLNAEEEIELAHSVKFLMEAEEVRQKLQENLHRPPTKTEWASALQLDNERQLENRLYRGRTAKRKMIRSNLRLVVSIAKRYLNRGVPFLDLIQEGAIGLNRAAEKFDPNKGYKFSTYAYWWIRQAITRTIANDARTIRLPIHIVEKLNKLKKAQRILKQDLQRNPNERELAEALEMTPEQLRQLLQLRRQSLSLNHRVGKGEDTELVDLLEDDDLQLPEDKMNEMMMRQEIFAVLSDVLTEREKDVISLRYGLATSQPYTLEEVGGMFNLSRERVRQIQTKAMRKLRRPQVARRLKGWLH; encoded by the coding sequence ATGAAAATCTCTAAACTAGCCGCTGATGATAATTTTAATCAAATCATTGCCCTTGAGACAAGTCCTTTAGAACTAGACAGCGTGGATTTTGCTGAAAGAACTGACGAGGATCTGACTGAACCTTTACTGGAAACCCTAAAAACCACTCGTGGGGGTAGTGGAACAGGATACGCTCAAAGTAACAATGAAGATACTGTTGGGGCATTTTTTAAAGAAATGGCCCGTTATCCCCTGCTTAATGCGGAAGAAGAAATTGAATTAGCCCACTCGGTTAAGTTTCTCATGGAAGCGGAAGAAGTGCGCCAAAAACTGCAAGAAAATTTACATCGTCCCCCGACGAAAACGGAATGGGCAAGCGCTTTACAATTAGATAATGAACGTCAACTGGAAAACCGTCTTTATCGCGGACGAACAGCTAAACGGAAAATGATTCGTTCTAATTTGCGCTTAGTGGTTTCCATCGCTAAACGCTATTTAAATCGCGGGGTTCCTTTCTTAGATTTAATTCAAGAAGGTGCGATCGGACTCAACCGTGCGGCCGAAAAATTCGATCCCAATAAAGGTTATAAATTCTCTACCTATGCTTATTGGTGGATTCGACAAGCAATCACCCGCACCATTGCTAACGATGCGCGGACAATTCGTTTACCGATTCACATTGTCGAAAAACTCAATAAACTCAAAAAAGCGCAGCGCATTCTCAAGCAAGATTTACAGCGCAATCCCAATGAACGGGAACTCGCAGAAGCGTTAGAAATGACTCCTGAACAATTGCGGCAATTATTACAATTGCGTCGTCAATCTCTCTCTTTAAATCATCGTGTAGGGAAGGGAGAAGATACGGAATTAGTGGATCTGTTGGAAGATGATGATCTACAACTTCCCGAAGATAAAATGAATGAGATGATGATGCGTCAGGAAATTTTCGCAGTTTTAAGTGATGTTCTCACGGAACGGGAAAAAGATGTTATCTCCCTCCGTTATGGTTTAGCTACCAGTCAACCCTATACCCTAGAGGAAGTGGGGGGAATGTTCAATTTATCTCGCGAACGAGTACGTCAAATTCAAACTAAAGCGATGCGAAAATTACGTCGTCCTCAAGTCGCACGTCGTCTGAAAGGATGGTTACATTAA
- the priA gene encoding primosomal protein N' — protein sequence MLDRHATLTVAEPPTPYQLTTTGQPWLEVLVDRPYPRDSQEDQQILTYSVPPYLTVEIGDILSVPFGSQVIGGIALRFLENLPAGLEENQIRPVEDVIAKGFFPDNYWQLLAKIAQYYATDLITVVRVALPTGLLRSSQRRIRLKPAAIPPGAEVFCTPLSRQILSLLKNQKEGDYSAKYLQEKVKNANYGIRDLVKRGWVESYLEAPKSTNIKQKKAITLLITDFPADLTENQRKIVEILRHQGGEMWLPELAELAGTKYFKPLIDKGYVVIQDREFLRLSSSIMSRDQPKTLTSSQKQALEAIQTLKGGESALLHGVTGSGKTEVYLQAIAPILAAGKSALVLVPEIGLTPQLTDRFVARFGDRVYVYHSALSEGERYDTWRQMLTGTPQVIIGTRSAIFAPLPHLGMIILDEEHDSSFKQSQLLPTYHARTVAKWRAQLNHCPVILGSATPSLETWLESRVNPSLYLSLPDRIQNRPLPRVEIVDMRRELQRGNRSLFSQSLRSALETLRDKGEQAILFVSRRGHSTFVSCRSCGYVLECPHCDVSLSYHHTHEGAEELLRCHYCNYGRIHPKQCPECGSPYLKFFGTGTQRVTQELSKEFPDLRCLRFDSDTTRNKNAPRELLKLFTDGEFDVLVGTQMLTKGLDIDRVTLVGVMAADGLLYHSDYRASERAFQTLTQVAGRAGRGETEGKVIIQTYTPEHPVIRAVQTHDYEGFVETELMQREGLNYPPYGSLVLIRFSGLDGEAVQKSAENVAEECVNNFGSDWDILGPAPATIMRVANRYRWQILLKLSGEKADIGRLFLPLKSLVLPKVSMAIDVDPLTIE from the coding sequence ATGCTCGATCGCCATGCTACCCTGACTGTAGCAGAACCTCCCACACCCTACCAATTAACCACAACTGGGCAACCGTGGTTAGAGGTTTTGGTTGATCGCCCTTATCCTAGAGATAGTCAAGAGGATCAGCAAATATTAACCTATAGTGTCCCCCCGTATTTAACGGTAGAAATTGGCGATATTTTAAGCGTTCCCTTCGGTTCTCAGGTAATTGGTGGAATTGCTCTTAGATTTCTCGAAAATTTGCCCGCAGGACTAGAAGAAAATCAAATTCGTCCCGTGGAAGATGTGATTGCCAAGGGGTTTTTTCCCGATAATTATTGGCAGTTATTAGCCAAAATTGCCCAATACTACGCGACGGATTTAATCACCGTTGTTCGCGTCGCTTTACCTACGGGTTTACTGCGAAGTTCCCAACGTCGCATCAGATTAAAACCAGCAGCGATTCCCCCCGGTGCGGAAGTTTTTTGTACTCCCCTCTCCCGTCAGATTTTATCCCTGCTCAAAAATCAAAAAGAAGGCGATTATTCGGCGAAATACCTGCAAGAAAAAGTAAAAAATGCTAATTACGGGATCCGAGACTTAGTTAAGCGCGGTTGGGTAGAAAGTTATCTAGAAGCACCCAAAAGTACCAATATTAAACAAAAAAAAGCCATTACCCTGCTAATAACCGACTTTCCTGCTGATTTAACTGAAAATCAGCGCAAAATTGTCGAAATCTTACGTCACCAGGGAGGAGAAATGTGGCTGCCAGAATTGGCAGAACTTGCGGGGACGAAATATTTTAAACCGCTCATTGACAAGGGTTATGTGGTGATTCAGGATCGGGAATTTCTGCGCTTATCTTCGTCAATAATGAGCAGAGATCAACCAAAAACCCTCACTTCTAGTCAAAAACAAGCTCTAGAAGCGATTCAAACCCTAAAAGGTGGTGAAAGCGCTCTCTTACATGGAGTGACGGGATCGGGTAAAACAGAAGTCTATCTACAGGCGATCGCACCTATCTTAGCAGCGGGTAAATCTGCTTTGGTTTTAGTCCCCGAAATTGGATTAACACCGCAACTAACCGATCGCTTTGTGGCCCGTTTTGGCGATCGAGTCTATGTTTATCATAGCGCTCTCTCGGAAGGAGAAAGATACGATACATGGCGACAGATGTTGACAGGAACCCCACAAGTTATTATCGGGACAAGATCGGCGATTTTTGCCCCTTTACCCCATCTAGGCATGATTATCCTCGATGAAGAACACGATAGCAGCTTTAAACAAAGTCAATTACTCCCCACCTATCACGCGCGTACCGTGGCTAAATGGCGCGCTCAATTAAACCATTGTCCCGTAATTTTAGGCTCGGCCACGCCATCCCTAGAAACATGGCTAGAATCCCGAGTTAATCCCAGTCTTTACCTATCTTTGCCCGATCGCATCCAAAATCGCCCCTTACCGCGGGTGGAAATCGTCGATATGCGACGGGAATTGCAACGGGGTAATCGTTCTCTTTTTAGTCAATCTCTGCGTTCAGCGCTGGAAACTCTGCGCGACAAGGGAGAACAGGCAATTTTATTCGTCAGTCGTCGGGGACATAGTACCTTTGTATCTTGCCGAAGTTGCGGTTATGTGCTAGAATGTCCCCACTGCGATGTCTCCCTCTCCTATCACCACACCCACGAGGGAGCCGAAGAATTACTCCGCTGTCACTACTGCAACTATGGTCGCATTCATCCGAAACAATGTCCTGAATGTGGTTCTCCCTATCTGAAATTTTTCGGTACTGGCACTCAGCGAGTCACCCAAGAATTAAGTAAAGAATTTCCCGATTTGCGTTGCTTGCGTTTTGATAGTGATACCACCCGTAACAAAAATGCCCCCCGGGAACTATTAAAACTATTTACTGATGGTGAATTCGATGTCTTAGTCGGAACCCAAATGCTCACCAAAGGATTAGATATCGATCGAGTTACTTTAGTAGGAGTAATGGCAGCCGATGGCCTACTTTATCACTCCGATTATCGCGCCTCCGAACGCGCTTTTCAAACCCTCACCCAAGTAGCAGGGAGAGCAGGAAGGGGAGAAACAGAAGGAAAGGTGATTATCCAAACCTATACCCCCGAACATCCCGTGATTAGAGCAGTGCAAACCCACGATTATGAGGGTTTTGTCGAGACGGAATTAATGCAGAGAGAGGGTTTAAATTATCCTCCCTACGGCAGTTTAGTCTTAATTCGCTTTAGTGGTTTAGATGGGGAAGCAGTGCAGAAAAGTGCCGAAAATGTCGCGGAGGAATGTGTTAATAATTTCGGTTCCGATTGGGATATTTTAGGGCCTGCACCCGCAACAATTATGCGCGTGGCTAACCGTTATCGCTGGCAAATTCTGTTAAAATTATCGGGAGAAAAGGCTGATATCGGTCGTCTTTTTCTTCCTTTGAAAAGCTTAGTTTTGCCCAAGGTAAGTATGGCGATCGATGTGGACCCCTTAACTATAGAATAA
- a CDS encoding DUF4351 domain-containing protein, protein MTRFIWDKFSKDFLETLLSPYGTVVVSKEVTSEIKEIDVYFSPNTAKIPSQLGLLGRLCQNPCLLEPYRNGITLDGINDCLSKRFAIREIFHREAKRNKQRISEEEIPKLWILTPTASERILSLFTAQLQPNWGEGVYFLPEGFGTAIIVIHQLPAIPETLWLRLLGRGGTRERAIDELERLSPNNPLKSASLNLLYNLSRNLEALSKKTQEDREFIMRLAPLYQQDREQAVQEGLKRGLQQGVQQGVQQGVQQEALKLVLRQLQRRLGEIPHNLEEIIRNLPVERLEDLGLALLDFDTLTDLDNWLHP, encoded by the coding sequence GTGACTCGCTTTATTTGGGATAAATTTAGCAAAGACTTCCTAGAAACCCTTCTTTCTCCCTACGGTACAGTAGTTGTCAGCAAAGAAGTCACCTCAGAAATTAAAGAAATTGATGTGTATTTTAGTCCTAATACCGCTAAAATTCCCTCTCAGTTAGGATTATTAGGCAGATTATGCCAAAATCCCTGTTTATTGGAACCCTATCGCAATGGGATTACCCTTGATGGTATCAATGATTGTCTGTCTAAGCGCTTTGCTATCCGTGAAATCTTCCACAGAGAAGCAAAGAGAAATAAACAGAGAATATCGGAGGAGGAGATACCTAAGTTGTGGATTCTCACCCCTACAGCTAGTGAGCGCATTTTATCCCTGTTTACTGCCCAATTACAACCCAATTGGGGAGAAGGGGTTTATTTTCTCCCGGAGGGTTTCGGTACAGCGATAATAGTGATTCATCAGTTACCCGCAATCCCAGAGACATTATGGTTAAGATTATTGGGTAGAGGAGGAACAAGAGAGAGAGCTATCGATGAATTAGAGAGATTATCACCGAATAATCCCCTAAAATCGGCTTCCTTAAACTTATTGTATAATTTGAGTAGAAATTTAGAAGCGTTATCGAAAAAAACACAGGAGGATAGGGAGTTTATTATGCGTTTAGCTCCACTTTACCAACAGGATAGAGAACAAGCGGTTCAAGAGGGACTTAAAAGAGGACTACAGCAAGGGGTTCAGCAAGGTGTACAGCAAGGTGTACAACAGGAAGCATTAAAGTTAGTCCTCCGTCAACTTCAGCGACGTTTAGGCGAAATACCTCATAATCTTGAGGAAATCATCCGTAACCTTCCTGTGGAGCGCTTAGAAGACTTAGGACTCGCTTTATTAGACTTTGACACTTTGACAGATTTAGACAACTGGTTGCACCCGTGA
- a CDS encoding DUF4351 domain-containing protein, with the protein MTRFIWDKFSKDFLETLLSPYGTVVVSKEVTSEIKEIDVYFSPNTAKIPSQLGLLGRLCQNPCLLEPYRNGITLDGINDCLSKRFAIREIFHREAKRNKQRISEEEIPKLWILTPTASERILSLFTAQLQPNWGEGVYFLPEGFGTAIIVIHQLPAIPETLWLRLLGRGGTRERAIDELERLSPNNPLKSASLNLLYNLSRNLEALSKKTQEDREFIMRLAPLYQQDREQAVQEGLKRGLQQGVQQGEQRGEAKLVLRQLQRRLGEIPQNLEETIRNLPVERLEDLGLALLDFDNLADLDNWLHP; encoded by the coding sequence GTGACTCGCTTTATTTGGGATAAATTTAGCAAAGACTTCCTAGAAACCCTTCTTTCTCCCTACGGTACAGTAGTTGTCAGCAAAGAAGTCACCTCAGAAATTAAAGAAATTGATGTGTATTTTAGTCCTAATACCGCTAAAATTCCCTCTCAGTTAGGATTATTAGGCAGATTATGCCAAAATCCCTGTTTATTGGAACCCTATCGCAATGGGATTACCCTTGATGGTATCAATGATTGTCTGTCTAAGCGCTTTGCTATCCGTGAAATCTTCCACAGAGAAGCAAAGAGAAATAAACAGAGAATATCGGAGGAGGAGATACCTAAGTTGTGGATTCTCACCCCTACAGCTAGTGAGCGCATTTTATCCCTGTTTACTGCCCAATTACAACCCAATTGGGGAGAAGGGGTTTATTTTCTCCCGGAGGGTTTCGGTACAGCGATAATAGTGATTCATCAGTTACCCGCAATCCCAGAGACATTATGGTTAAGATTATTGGGTAGAGGAGGAACAAGAGAGAGAGCTATCGATGAATTAGAGAGATTATCACCGAATAATCCCCTAAAATCGGCTTCCTTAAACTTATTGTATAATTTGAGTAGAAATTTAGAAGCGTTATCGAAAAAAACACAGGAGGATAGGGAGTTTATTATGCGTTTAGCTCCACTTTACCAACAGGATAGAGAACAAGCGGTTCAAGAGGGACTTAAAAGAGGACTACAGCAAGGGGTACAGCAAGGTGAACAAAGAGGAGAAGCAAAGTTAGTCCTCCGTCAACTTCAACGACGTTTAGGTGAAATACCGCAAAATCTAGAAGAAACCATCCGTAACCTTCCTGTGGAGCGATTAGAAGACTTAGGACTCGCTTTATTAGACTTTGACAATCTGGCAGATTTAGACAACTGGTTGCACCCGTGA